Below is a window of Herminiimonas arsenicoxydans DNA.
CGGCGGCACTACCGGCACCGCCAAGGGGGCGATGCTCACGCATCGCAATATCGTCGCCAATATTCTGCAGAATGAAGCCTGGATCTGGCCGGTATTGCGCAAGGAGCCGCCGGACAAGACGCTGAATTTTGTCTGCGCGCTGCCGCTTTATCATATCTTCGCGTTGACGGCCTGCTGCATGCTGGGTACCCGGCTGGGCGTGATGAATATCCTGATCCCGAATCCGCGCGATATTCCCAGTCTCGTCAAGGAGCTGATGAAGTACAAGATCAACCTGTTGCCTGCAGTGAATACGCTGTACAACGGCTTGCTGAATAATCCCGATTTTGCAAAAGTCGATTTTTCCGAGCTCAAACTGTGTAACGGCGGTGGCATGGCCGTACAGCAGGTTGTCAATGATCGTTGGCGAGTAGTTACCGGATGCTCGATCATTGAAGGTTACGGCTTGTCCGAAACCTCGCCGGTAGCGACTTCGAACCCGGTTGAAACGACAGAATTTTCCGGCACGATAGGCTTGCCGGTACCGTCGACTGAAGTGATGATCCTTGACAGCAATGACAATGAAGTTGCACTCGGCTTGTCCGGCGAGATTGCGATACGCGGCCCGCAGGTAATGGCAGGTTACTGGAACAATCCTGCTGAAACGGCACAGGCGATGACGGCTGACGGATTTTTCAAGACCGGCGATATCGGCGTCATGGATGCGCGCGGTTACACGAGGATTGTCGATCGCAAGAAAGACATGATTCTGGTGTCCGGTTTCAATGTCTATCCGAGTGAAATTGAAAACGTGGTCGCCGGACATCCAGGCGTGCTGGAATGCGCCTGCATAGGCGTGCCGGATGAGCATACAGGTGAAGCGGTCAAACTGTTTGTCGTGCGCCGCGACCCTGCATTGACTGCAGAAGCCCTGATGGCCTTCTGCAAGGAACAATTTACCGGTTACAAGAAGCCGAAAATGATAGAGTTCCGAACGGAGTTGCCGAAATCGAATGTCGGCAAGATACTGCGGCGCGAATTGCGCGATGAAATCAAGACGACTTGAGCTTGAACTTCAGCGGCCAGTTCGCTGGCAGCGCGAAAGGCGCTGCATTGTCCCACTCTCGTTGTAATTATTTGTGTGGCAGGATCGGCGGCGGCAGGTGGCGCGGCTTGCGGTTGTCATCGGTGGCGACGTAGGTCAGGGTGGCTTCTGTCACTTTCACAATTTCTACTTCCAGGCGATTGCGTTCTGCGTAGCATTCCACGTTCACGGTGATCGAGGTATTGCCGACCTTGACAATTTCAGCGTAGATCGACAACAGGTCGCCGACGAATACCGGATGCTTGAATAAAAATGAATTCACTGCAATCGTGACAACACGACCGTTGGCGCGGCGGGTGGCGCATACGGCACCCGCCAGATCGACCTGCGCCATGATCCAGCCGCCGAATACGTCGCCATGCATATTGGAATCATGCGGCATCGGTACGACGCGCATTTGCGGGATTTTCCCTGCAGGCAGGTCTGTGTGGTGTTCGCTTGCCATTTTTTCTCCCAGTGGATAATTGAGGTGGTATTTTTCGAGCAGTATTGTTAACCGCTACAATCCCGAGACAGAAGCATAAACCATTTGAAAATTTCTCACCCATGCGCCGCTCTTCCGCTTCCTCCGAACCTGCTCCCTTATCATCCGGCAATCGTAATGACTGGGCTACGCTCAAGACGCTGATCCCGTATTTGTGGACGTACAAATGGCGCGTCGCCCTGGCGTTGCTGTTCCTGATCGCCGCCAAGTTTGCCAACGTCGGCGTGCCGCTGGTATTGAAACGCCTGATCGACGGTCTCACGATCGATCCAGCCAGCCCGCATGCGCTGCTGGTTTTGCCGGTTGGCATACTGTTCGCCTATGGCGCGCTACGCCTGTCGACTACCTTGTTTACTGAATTGCGCGAATACACTTTCGCGAAGGTCACGCAACGCGCCGTGCGCACGATTGCATTGCAGGTATTCCGCCATTTGCATGCCTTGTCGCTGCGCTTCCATTTGAATCGTCAGACCGGCGGCATGACGCGCGATATCGAGCGCGGCACGCGTGGCATTTCCTCGCTGGTTTCGTACACGCTGTTCAGCATTCTGCCGACACTGGTTGAAATCACACTGGTGCTGGGTTATCTGGTCCTGCATTACGACATCTGGTTTTCGATCATTACGGCGGTGGCGCTGGTCAGCTATATTGCATTCACCGTGGTGGTGACCGAATGGCGTACGCATTTCCGTCGCACGATGAACGATCTGGATTCAAAGGCGAATACCAAGGCGATTGATTCGCTGATTAATTACGAAACGGTTAAATATTTCGGTAATGAAGATTACGAAGCCAAACGCTATGACGAGGGCTTGAAGCGTTACGAAACGGCCGCCGTCAAATCGCAAACGTCCCTGTCGGTATTGAATACCGGGCAATCCAGCATCATCGCCGTTGCCGTCACGCTGATTCTTTGGCGCGCCACGCAGGGCGTGATCAGCGGGACGATGACGCTGGGCGATCTGGTGCTGGTGAATGCCTTCATGATCCAGTTGTATATCCCATTGAATTTTCTCGGCGTGATTTATCGCGAGATCAAGCAAAGCCTGGCTGATATGGAACGGCTTTTTTCCCTGCTCGATCAGCACAGGGAAATTGCCGACAAGCCGAATACGCAGGCACTGGTAGTGCAGGGTGCGGAAGTGAAATTTTCGCATGTCGGCTTCAGTTACGAAGCCAAGCGGCAGATTCTGTTCGATGTCGATTTCACGATTGCCGCCGGCACAACGACGGCAGTAGTCGGACATAGCGGCTCCGGCAAGTCGACGCTGTCGCGTTTGTTGTTTCGCTTCTATGATGTCAACGAAGGCGCGATTCTGATCGACGGACAGGATGTGCGTGATGTCACGCAGGCTTCGCTGCGCAATGCCATCGGTATCGTGCCGCAGGACACGGTGCTGTTCAACGATACGATTGAATACAACATCGCTTACGGTAAGCCGGGTGCAAGCAAGGACGATATTGTTGCGGCGGCGAAGTCGGCCTATATTCATGATTTCATTGAATCGCTGCCGGACGGTTATGCCACCATGGTCGGCGAACGCGGCCTGAAATTGTCCGGCGGTGAGAAGCAGCGGGTGGCGATTGCGCGTACCTTGCTCAAGCATCCGGCTATTTTAATTTTCGACGAAGCGACCTCGGCACTCGATTCAAAAGCAGAGCAGGCGATTCAGGCGCAGTTGAAAGAGATTGCGAAGGATAGAACGACGATGGTTATCGCCCACCGCTTGTCGACTATTGTGGATGCGGCGCAGATACTGGTGCTGGATCACGGTCGCATAGTCGAGCGCGGCACGCATGCGCAATTGCTGGCGGCAGATGGTGCCTATGCCCAGATGTGGGCGCGCCAGCAGGCGCGACAGGATGAATCGCCAGCCTCCCCAACTGACGACGATGCTGTCGCCGAGTCCTTGCTGCATGAGTTGCACACCGATATGCTACCTGACGCATAAAGCCCCGTGCGCCGATGCGCGGCGTACTGGTCGGGAAGCGCGGCGCTGAAATTTGTTTGGGTTTTCTGCTGGAACGCATCTCGCAAATTAATTGTTAGCAGGCCCCAAGGAACTCGCATTAAAAAGAGTTACTCTATCTGTCATTAATTACACGCAAGAATGCGACGTACAGGAATGCGTGCAGATGGTTGGCGCCAGCAGGATGCAATATGGCGCGGAACTTGAACTGCTTGCTGCGAGCCTTATTCATCACCTCACCGTATTCAAGGAGACATCATGAAATCGACCACGCTGCTGAAGACCCTGATCGGCGCTGCAATGATGAGCACGTTAATGACGGCAGCGCAGGCACAGGAGTTGAGCGGCACGCTGAAAAAAATCAAGGAAACAGGCGAGATCACAATCGGCTATCGCGAATCGTCGATTCCATTTTCCTTCCTGGATGACAAGCAGCAGCCGATAGGCTACGCGATGGATCTGTGCATGAAGATCGTGGGGACCGTCAAGGCGGATCTGAAACTGCCGGCGCTCAAGGTCAAGCTGCAACCCGTTACCTCCAGCAATCGCATACCCTTATTGAATAACGGCACCATCGATCTGGAGTGCGGCTCGACCACCAATTCGATTGCGCGGCAGGAACAGGTTGCATTCGGTCCGACCTACTTTGTGATCAATGTGACGGCAGCCGTCAAGAAATCATCCAACATCAATACCATCGCGCAGCTGGACGGCAAGACCGTATCGACGACATCGGGTACAACCTCCGTGCCCTTGTTGAAGGCATACAAGAAAGCCGGCAACGCGCAGGTGAAGGAAATCTACGGCAAGGATCATGCAGAGGCTTTCCTGTTGATGGCCGATGACAGGGCGGCCGCATTCGTGATGGACGACATCCTGCTGGCAGGACAGATCGCCAACGCCAAACGACCTGGAGACTACAAGATACTGCCGGAATCCCTGCGTCAGGAGCCATACAGCATGATGTTGCGCAAGGGCGATCCGCAGTTCAAGGCCCTGGTGGATAAATCGATCACTGCAGTCATGCAATCGGGCGAAATCGACAAGATCTACGCCAAATGGTTTACGACGCCGATTCCGCCCAAAGGCCTGAACCTGAATTTCCCGATGACGCCGGCGATCAAGGAAGCGTTCAAGCACCCGAACGACAAGGGTATCTGAACCGGGACGTCGCCATGAATGCAGCGAGGAGGGCGAGAGCATGAATCTTGGCATTTTCCTGGAGCAGGTTCCTGACGGTGACGGCACCTGGGGCTATATGCTGTTGTCAGGATTGGGCTGGACGCTGGCGGTCGCTTTCTTTGCGTGGATATTTGCGTTTGTGCTGGGCTCGCTGATCGGTATTGCGCGAACGACGGAAAAGCGCTGGCTGGTGGGTCTGGGCGGCGCCTACGTCGAATTGTTCCGCAACATTCCGCTGCTGGTGCAATTTTTCGTCTGGTACTTTGTGATTCCGGGTTTGGTCCCCGCCGTCAAGACCTGGGTCATCACGCTGGATCCGACGATACATCAATTCGTCACGGCCATCATCTGCCTCGGATTTTTTACCTCGTCGCGCATCGCCGAACAAGTGCGCTCCGGCATACAATCGCTGCCGCGCGGCCAGCGCAATGCAGGGTATGCGCTGGGATTGACGGGCATGCAAACCTATCGTTTCGTCTTGTTGCCGATGGCGTACCGGATCATCATCCCGCCGCTGACATCCGAGCTGATGAACCTGATCAAGAATACTGCTGTAGCGTATTCGATCGGCCTGGTTGAACTGTTTTTCCGCACGCGGGAAATGGGCGAGATGACCTTCCGTTACTTCGAAGCATTTGGTGCTGCGACCCTGATGTACGTGGTCATTGCCATGCTGGCCAATCGCGTGATGGCATTGGTGGAGCGACGCACTGCCGTGCCCGGATTGATTGCCGGAGGCAAGCATGGGTGATCTCGATTTTGATGTGATCAGTCGCACCTGGCCTTATCTTTTAAGCGGCCTCAAATACACGCTGCAACTGACATTAACGGCGGCAATCGGCGGCGTCCTGTTCGGTACGCTGCTGGCGCTGGCACGTCTGTCTTCATTCAAGTCGCTGGCATTCCTGGCCGCCGCCTACGTGAATTTGATGCGTTCGATTCCGCTGCTGCTGGTGATCTTCTGGTTTTATTTTCTGGTGCCGGTCGTACTGCAAACGATTACAGGATCGGAGCGGCCGGTGCAGTTGGGGGCTGATCGATCTGCCTACATTACCTTCATCATGTTCGAGGCGGCTTATTTTTGCGAGATTATGCGTGCCGGTATCCAGAGCATTTCAAAGGGACAGGTGAATGCCGCCTACGCGCTGGGTTTGTCTTATGCGCAAGCTATGCGGCTGGTCGTGCTGCCGCAAGCCTTCCGCAATATGCTGCCGATCCTGCTGACGCAAACCATCGTGCTGTTTCAGGATGTCTCGCTGGTGTCGCTGCTGAACGTGACTGATTTTGTCGGTGCCTCGGTCAAGATCGCGCAACGCGACAGTCGCGTGGTTGAAATGTATCTGTTTGTCGCCATCGTTTATTTCGTACTCAGCTTCGCACTGTCGAGCATGGTCAAGCAATTGCAAAAACGTATCGCCATCATTCGCTAGGGACAAGAACATGATTGAAATGAAAAATGTGAGCAAATGGTATGGCAGCTTTCAGGTCCTGAACGATTGCACGACGAGCGTTGCGAAGGGCGATGTGGTCGTGGTGTGCGGCCCATCCGGTTCGGGGAAATCGACATTGATAAAAACAGTCAACGGACTGGAGCCGTTTCAAAAAGGCAGCATTACGGTCGATGGCATTTCGGTCGGCGATCCGAAAACCAATCTGCCGGCCCTGCGCTCCCGCATAGGCATGGTGTTCCAGAATTTCGAGTTGTTCCCCCATCTTTCCATACGTGAAAATCTGACGCTGGGACAAATCAGGGTGCTGGGCCGTAGCGAAGAAGAAGCTGCCGAGCGCGGTCTGAAGTATCTTGATCGGGTAGGCCTGATTGCACAGAAAGACAAGTTTCCGGGGCAGCTATCCGGCGGTCAGCAACAGCGTGTGGCGATTGCCCGTGCCTTGGCGATGGACCCGATTGCGATGCTGTTCGACGAACCGACCTCGGCGCTCGATCCCGAAATGATCAATGAAGTGCTGGATGTCATGGTCGGTCTGGCGCAGGACGGCATGACGATGATGGTGGTCACGCATGAAATGGGATTTGCCAGAAAAGTGGCGAATCGCGTGATTTTCATGGATCAGGGAACGATAGTCGAAGATTGCACGAAAGACGAATTCTTCGGCACCGTGCGTTCGGATCGCGCGCGCGATTTTCTGGCGAAAATTATTCATTAGCTACTTCCTGGCGCGATCATCTTGTCTTGTTGCCACGACGAGGCATTTTCGCAATGCGAACGGGTAAAATAGCGGCAGTCCGAACAACGAGCTGCCATGATCATGAATTCTGCATCCACCCGACCTTCCAGCATCACCATCACGCGTCCTGACGATTGGCATCTGCACTTGCGCGATGGCGCGACGATTGCCTCCGTTCTGCCCGATACTGCGCGGCAATTTGCGCGCGCCATCGTGATGCCGAATCTCAAGCCGCCGGTGACCACGACGGCGCAAGCGGTCGCTTACCGCGAACGTATACTGGCGGCCTTGCCGGCCGGCATGCAGTTCGAGCCCTTGATGACCCTGTACCTGACCAACAATACGCCGCCGGAAGAAATCCAGCGTGCCAGGGACAGTGGCGTGGTGCATGCGGTCAAACTGTATCCGGCCGGTGCAACCACCAATTCCGATGCGGGCGTCAGCGATTTGTCCAAATGCTATAAAACGCTGGAGGCCATGCAAAAAATCGGCATGCCTTTTCTCGTGCATGGTGAAGTCACCGATCCGAATGTGGATATTTTTGATCGCGAAGCCGTGTTCATTGACCGCGTGATGCAACCGCTGCGTCGCGACATGCCTGAATTGAAAGTGGTTTTCGAACACATCACTACCAAAGATGCGGCGCAATACGTGGCCGAAGCGGACCGCCACGTCGCTGCGACGATCACCGCGCATCATTTGCTGTACAACCGCAATGAAATTTTCAAAGGCGGAATCCGTCCGCATTATTACTGCCTGCCGGTATTGAAACGTGAATTGCACAGGCAGGCGCTGGTGGCGGCAGCAACTTCCGGCAGCAACAAATTCTTCCTCGGCACCGATTCCGCGCCGCACCCGAAAGGCCTGAAAGAACACGCCTGTGGTTGTGCCGGTTGCTACACCGCCTTGCATGCGATGGAGTTGTACACGCAAGCCTTCGATCAGGCGGATGCGCTGGACAAACTGGAGCAGTTTGCCAGTTTCAACGGCCCGGATTTTTACAGTTTGCCGCGCAATACCGGCACCATTACCTTGCGACGTGAAGAGTGGCAAGTGCCGGGCGAGTTGCCCTTGGGCGAGACGACGCTGGTGCCATTGAATGGCGGAGAGACGATAGGCTGGAAGTTCGTTTGAGCATGTGTGCGGTCGAGCCATCTTTATCCGGCCGAACTGGAACGACAGCGATGATGGTTCGATGAAGCAGTCTTTTCTGGATGGCATTATCTGGTCCAGGCCGTGGCTTGCCAGTGTGCGCGCCACGGGCGAGGCAATCGCGCAGGCACCCGACTGGCGGCTGGAATTAAACCGCCGAGTAGCCGCGCTGGGTGTGCGCAATCATCGTGATTTGCCGATTCAATTCGTTGCGCAATCCGACTTGCCTGCGGGCCTGGCATATGAAGCCTTCATCAGCCAGACCGGCTGCGTGCCTACCCGCGACAATCTGCACGATTTTTTCAACGCGCTGGTATGGCTGACCTTCCCGCGCATCAAAGTCCAGTTGAACGCCTTGCAAGCCCGCGAGATCGAACGCGCCGCAGCGGAAAACACGACCAAACCACGCGGCAAGTTGCGCGATGCTGCCACCATATTCGATGAAAACGCCGTGCTGCTCCTGACCGCCAGAAGCGAACTGGTGCAAGCCTTGCGCGCGCATGAGTGGGAACAGGTATTCGTCAAACGACGGAACGACTTTGTTCAGGACTGCGAGGTTTTTCTATTCGGCCATGCCTTGATGGAAAAGCTGGTTGCACCGTACAAGGCGATTACCGGCCATGCGTGGATCGTGACACTGGATATGCCTGATGCCGCGCTGGCGGCTGCAGATACGGATGTGCGGCAGTGGATCGATATCACAGTCGCACGGCAACTGGCGCAAGGCTTGAGTACTGCGGATTTTTCACCCTTGCCGGTGCTGGGCGTGCCCGGCTGGTGGCCGGATCAGGACGATGCATTTTATCGGGACGTCAGCGTTTTCCGGCCCAAGCGGCGCAGCTTAACGTCGGATGTGTCTTGCCTGGAAAATATGCAAAAGTGATTTGCTCTTGAGGTCGCTGCATGACGGCAGTACGTTGGGAAAACCAGTCTTCCTCTCAAAAAAAATGCCTGCAATTAGCAGGCATTTTTTGTTTGGCACAAACATCGGGCCGCGGGTGACTACTTGATCAATCCAGTCAATCAAGCTTGATTCTGATTCCCACCAGCACCAGATTGTTGAGCAAGCCGCCGCGGCCGAACTGGGCATCGTAATTGGCGTACCAGCTCATCCGGCGGTTGATGGCAGTCGATATACCGACGCCGGTCCAGCCGGTATTGCGCGCCAAACCAATTCCCTGTACCGCAAAACTGCTGCCCGGTGCGGCGGCAAATGAGGCTTGAAAATCCAGCTTGCCGTCAGTCATCGCATGCTGCCAGGCGGCGTAGGTCTGCACCGTACTGCGACCGGCAAACCAAGTGACGTCAGACTCGGCACGCACACCCAGCTGCGCCATCCATTGGCGATAATTCTGACTGCCTGCGACCAAACCGAAGCTGCCGCCGCTCTCGGCAAAAGCACCGCGCTGCAAATGATCGTAGCTGATGCCGGCAAACGGCGTGACCAGGGTGTTGGGGGATGCTTTCATCGCGTATCCTGTTTCAGCGTAAGCCGACAGCATGCGGTCCGTATGCGAGGCTTGCAGGCTTTCGATTTCGGCCCCGGCCAGCGCTACGCGGTCGACGGTGCTCGACACCGTCGCCGCACCGATACGGCCAGCCACGTAGGCCTTGCTGTTGCCGGCAGTGTCGGCCGCCGGGATCGTATAACGCCCGTATAGGGAGACACTGACATCCTGGCCCTTGGCGGTGCCGCCAATGCGATCAAAGCTGGCCTTGCTGTCGGAGTATGACAATGCTGCGCCAGCGATCGCATGTTCGCCCAGCCGGGTATCGACGCCGAACTGCCCGCCCCACAGCCCGGTGTCGCCAGAGGCATAGCCGCTTTGCGCCAGTTTGCCGGAGGCGCCGAAAGTGGAGCCCCACAATCCTGTTTTTACTTGCTTGTCCTGACTGCCCAATAAGGCCATGCGATCGGACAGGGCGCGATTGACGGTCTGCGATTGCTGGAACGTCAATGCCTGCGATGAGGCATGAATCTGCCCGGAAAGGCTATCCAGCGCATCTCCCAGCGCTGCGATGCTGGCCGTCTGCTGCAGTGCTGCCGCACTGGTGAGCAAGGCGCTGCCGTTGGGATTGGCGGCTGCGGAAGCATCTGCAATCAGCATGGCCTGTTCGACATTGGCTGCGGTATTGGTACGGGTGGCATCGCCCGCAAACGCTTGCGCGGCAACGGAGGTGGTGGAGACGCGGCTGATGGTCAGATCGACATCCTTAACCGTATATGTAACCTTGGCCGTCAGCAACGGCGGGAAAGCGGTCCCTACCGTTTGAAAGCCGATATCGCCGAACTTGCCGGCGACCGTACCAGCGCTCAAGACGGTCTTTGGCGTGTTGCTGGCTTGCGCTGTAACATAGTTGTTGGCATTGCCGCTACCAGTCGGTACGGTCGCCACCAGATGCGAATTGCCCAGCGTTGCGGTGCCGCCGACCACCAGCGTTGAATTGATATCGTTTGCCAGGATCGACGCCGCCGAGCCCGTGTAATTGCCTGTAATCGTCAGGCCTGTACCGGTATTGCTCAGACGACCGCTATTGCTGACGTTGCCACCGATCTGGCCACCATCGCCGGACAGGTTGCCGGCTGCGTCGATTTGCACGCCGGAGCTGACCGATCCGGTGATATTGAGCGTACCGCCAGAAATCCGGCTGTTGCCGCTATAAGTATTACTGCCGGATAAGGTCAAGTTACCCGTGCCGTTTTTGATCAGCCCTGCATCGCCACCGATGTCATTGCTGAAGGTCGATGACATGCCATTAAAACTGACATTCACATTCGACCCCAGCGCCAGACTTTGCGCAAACAAGGCTGGGCCATTGATCGCCTTGCCGGCGTTCAGCAAGCCCCAGCCGTAGGTCGCTGTATCGCCCATGCTGGTAGCGGTGGATAAAATCGTTTGTCGTAACAAATCCGCATTCATCCACGGGTAAGCTTGTTGCACCAGTGCCAGTGCGCCGGTCACGACCGGCACTGCAAAGGAGGTGCCGTACACCCGGCCGCCGGCAGTGGGCGAGACAAAATCGCCGGGCGCTGCCAGGCACCAGTTGGCGGCGACGCCGCAGCGGTTGGCATAGCTGGAAATAACACCGGGCGTTGTATCCGCGCTGGAAAATCCCTGTCCGCCGCCGACCGCATTGACGGCCGTGACTGCCAGCCAGCCGGCTTGCAGACCCGGATACAGCGTCGGCAAGCCCGCCGTCATGCTGGGCTGGCTGCTGTAATCGTTGCCGGTCGCCCAGACGAACAATGAACCCTTGGAGACGAAAGGCTGGTAAATATTGTTATACGTTGCGGCATTGGATGGCGCGGCAATGGAGCCTACTGTAAGGGACTGGTTGAAAATCCGCACGCCACTGTTGTACAGACGATCATAGATGGCCGTATTGAGTTGCACGCCGTTAGTGCTGCTACCGGCAGCGATACCATGGATACGTACATCCGGTGCGATGCCGGTATTCGTGCCGCCCAATGCTTCCGCCACTTCGGTGCCATGCAGATTGCCGGTTCCGCTAGCGCCGACAAAACCTCCCAACGAATACACGTCTTTGCTAATGCGTCCCGCAAGCTCGGGAGCGGCGACGTTGAAATCGGTATCGACCACTCCGACTGTCACGCCGGCGCCGGTAATGCCGCGTGCATGCGCTGCGTCGGCGTTACTGAGATCGCTGGCGACATAGGAAGGGCCGCCATTGCCTGGATTTCGCGCACTCCCGCCACCGCCGCCACCGCAACCGGAAAGCACAGCCGAGATCGACATGGTGAGCAGGGAAAGCTGAAAAGGAATACGGGCTAAAGGGGTTCGGGAAGAAGTACGGAATGTGTGCTGGTTGCTCATGGCGATCTGTATGGTTGCAAGAGGGAGGCTGGTGCAAAACTCCACAACAAGGCAGGCACAGAATGACGGTTCGGCAGATAAGGCGATGGTGCGTTGATGGCGCAGCGAAGGTATTTTTCGCTGGCAAAAGAAATCAATCAAAAGAGATATGGCAGACCCTAGGCATCGTCTCTTTTTTCATGAATTGAAAGGCCGTTATTCTGTAGCAGGCGAATCATCAATGCAAAAACCAATCCGCCGACCAGAACTGCAAGCCTGACTTTGTTTGGATGCCGCCGATCATAAGGGGGTGGGGATGTCTTTTCCCGACAAAACCTTGTCAATATCCGCCAACATGCATGGAACTTGTTGGTAAGTTGTCGCATAGTAAATATATGCGATGACGTTCATGAAACACTGCTGACAGACAATTATCAGGGCATCAATATTGCACTCGGTATTACATTGTGGGGAGATGTGCCGATCAGCCAACTTTTGCTTGATGCAAGCGGATGATCGGTTGAAGAGGTGACCGGAAGTAAGTCGCAATGTATCTGCGTACCCGACAACGCAATCCAAAGCGTAGGGTGGAAAAGCAAAGCGCATTCCACCAAACCCACGTCTCGATACATCTCATTCGAAATGCCCTCCTTCGGAGGAAGACGCTGCGCTTTTCCTCCCTGAGTCAATTTGCCTGCACCACCCGACAGCACAAGCCAAACTGCCGTGCTTACGTCAGCTCAAGTCCGTCAGCGTTAGCGAAACTGTAATTAATAGTATGAAGAAGGGGATACTGGCGCCGTGGTTTAAACTTTATCGCCATGCAGGATGGAGTGACTGGCAATCTGCGAGTCAGGAGCTGGTTTGAGGGGTGATCGAGGTGAGTTTCGCATCATGGATGGCGCACTGCTAGCGTGACGCTGCATGCGACTCGAACAAGGGAATGCCGCGCAGGATCTTGTTTTGCATATCTTCTATGAATGCTTGCGGTCCGTAACCCAGGGTTTCGCCAGCCTGCTCGTAAAAGAAGGGCCTCCCGGTTTGGCGGCTGAAGTTCATCATCCATTCCAGCTCTGTCGCAGTCAGATCGCGTCCGCCATAGGCCAGCCGGTAAGCTGCGTGGCCGCGCCAGGTGGTTTTCACGATGATCACGCCCAGCTCGGTGGGTTTGAAGGAATCCGGAAAGGGGCTGTCGGAGTCGACCCAGCCGCAGGAAAACTGGCGGCAGGGAGAATCCGGTCGCGTTTCATAAATACTGCAACCGCCGTCGCGCACGAAATGGCAGCGCACGCCGGGTTTCATTTCATGTCCGTAGATCGTCGACGCCAGCCAGCCGTCGCAGCACGCAGTGCAATCCCCGCATGCACGTGGCGCATTGCTGGCAGCTTGCGGCTTGACGGGCGCTATCTGTATGACCTGGCCGCAGCATTTCTTGTATTTCTTGCCGCTGCCGCAAGGGCATGGATCGTTTCTACTGGGTTTCACTGCGCGAACTACCTTTCATGGCAAGGCGTCATTATGATGCGAGTACATTTTTTTTGCTGTATTGCCTGCAACGGC
It encodes the following:
- the gltJ gene encoding Glutamate/aspartate transport system permease protein gltJ (Evidence 2a : Function of homologous gene experimentally demonstrated in an other organism; PubMedId : 11121068; Product type t : transporter), yielding MNLGIFLEQVPDGDGTWGYMLLSGLGWTLAVAFFAWIFAFVLGSLIGIARTTEKRWLVGLGGAYVELFRNIPLLVQFFVWYFVIPGLVPAVKTWVITLDPTIHQFVTAIICLGFFTSSRIAEQVRSGIQSLPRGQRNAGYALGLTGMQTYRFVLLPMAYRIIIPPLTSELMNLIKNTAVAYSIGLVELFFRTREMGEMTFRYFEAFGAATLMYVVIAMLANRVMALVERRTAVPGLIAGGKHG
- a CDS encoding conserved hypothetical protein (Evidence 4 : Homologs of previously reported genes of unknown function), whose product is MKQSFLDGIIWSRPWLASVRATGEAIAQAPDWRLELNRRVAALGVRNHRDLPIQFVAQSDLPAGLAYEAFISQTGCVPTRDNLHDFFNALVWLTFPRIKVQLNALQAREIERAAAENTTKPRGKLRDAATIFDENAVLLLTARSELVQALRAHEWEQVFVKRRNDFVQDCEVFLFGHALMEKLVAPYKAITGHAWIVTLDMPDAALAAADTDVRQWIDITVARQLAQGLSTADFSPLPVLGVPGWWPDQDDAFYRDVSVFRPKRRSLTSDVSCLENMQK
- the pyrC gene encoding Dihydroorotase (DHOase) (Evidence 2a : Function of homologous gene experimentally demonstrated in an other organism; PubMedId : 2876892, 2885307; Product type e : enzyme) → MIMNSASTRPSSITITRPDDWHLHLRDGATIASVLPDTARQFARAIVMPNLKPPVTTTAQAVAYRERILAALPAGMQFEPLMTLYLTNNTPPEEIQRARDSGVVHAVKLYPAGATTNSDAGVSDLSKCYKTLEAMQKIGMPFLVHGEVTDPNVDIFDREAVFIDRVMQPLRRDMPELKVVFEHITTKDAAQYVAEADRHVAATITAHHLLYNRNEIFKGGIRPHYYCLPVLKRELHRQALVAAATSGSNKFFLGTDSAPHPKGLKEHACGCAGCYTALHAMELYTQAFDQADALDKLEQFASFNGPDFYSLPRNTGTITLRREEWQVPGELPLGETTLVPLNGGETIGWKFV
- the gltL gene encoding Glutamate/aspartate transport ATP-binding protein gltL (Evidence 2a : Function of homologous gene experimentally demonstrated in an other organism; PubMedId : 11121068; Product type t : transporter), whose amino-acid sequence is MIEMKNVSKWYGSFQVLNDCTTSVAKGDVVVVCGPSGSGKSTLIKTVNGLEPFQKGSITVDGISVGDPKTNLPALRSRIGMVFQNFELFPHLSIRENLTLGQIRVLGRSEEEAAERGLKYLDRVGLIAQKDKFPGQLSGGQQQRVAIARALAMDPIAMLFDEPTSALDPEMINEVLDVMVGLAQDGMTMMVVTHEMGFARKVANRVIFMDQGTIVEDCTKDEFFGTVRSDRARDFLAKIIH
- the gltK gene encoding Glutamate/aspartate transport system permease protein gltK (Evidence 2a : Function of homologous gene experimentally demonstrated in an other organism; PubMedId : 11121068; Product type t : transporter) — encoded protein: MGDLDFDVISRTWPYLLSGLKYTLQLTLTAAIGGVLFGTLLALARLSSFKSLAFLAAAYVNLMRSIPLLLVIFWFYFLVPVVLQTITGSERPVQLGADRSAYITFIMFEAAYFCEIMRAGIQSISKGQVNAAYALGLSYAQAMRLVVLPQAFRNMLPILLTQTIVLFQDVSLVSLLNVTDFVGASVKIAQRDSRVVEMYLFVAIVYFVLSFALSSMVKQLQKRIAIIR